One window of the Salvia miltiorrhiza cultivar Shanhuang (shh) chromosome 6, IMPLAD_Smil_shh, whole genome shotgun sequence genome contains the following:
- the LOC130990809 gene encoding uncharacterized protein LOC130990809, giving the protein MALHHSRSLSFPSSSHPAVSHFDQNLCRLRSSEAACSSLSSINATINGLRNLYESIDDLLLLPHIQQIVTEECVDDFIKLLDACSSIKDLISLAKQNLRELLSAVRRKDARGINCYLNSRRNSKKMIQKCLKKLRRSSASENVSLLKDAESVAISSLESLLSYTLGMKMQERKSSWSLVSKLMQSKKASDDENEFNKVESLLQVNQGNELVNHLKEMDSSIQVVEEELESVFRQLIKTRVSLLNILNHSA; this is encoded by the coding sequence ATGGCTCTTCACCACAGCCGCTCTCTTAGCTTCCCATCTTCATCACACCCTGCTGTTTCCCACTTCGATCAAAACTTATGCAGATTGAGATCTTCGGAGGCTGCTTGCTCCTCCCTCTCATCAATCAACGCCACAATAAACGGCCTTAGAAACTTATACGAGAGCATTGATGATTTGCTGCTCTTGCCTCACATTCAACAGATCGTAACTGAGGAATGTGTTGACGATTTCATTAAGCTATTGGATGCTTGCAGCTCTATTAAAGATCTCATCTCACTTGCAAAGCAAAATTTAAGAGAGCTTCTGTCTGCTGTAAGGAGAAAGGATGCTCGTGGCATCAACTGCTACCTTAATTCCAGAAGAAACTCGAAGAAAATGATCCAAAAGTGTTTGAAGAAGTTGAGACGTAGCAGCGCCTCAGAGAATGTTTCCTTGTTGAAAGATGCAGAGTCCGTTGCCATTTCCTCGCTCGAGTCTCTCTTGTCCTACACGCTGGGGATGAAAATGCAAGAGAGGAAGAGCAGCTGGTCATTGGTGTCAAAGCTGATGCAATCCAAGAAAGCATCAGACGACGAGAATGAGTTCAACAAGGTGGAATCATTGTTGCAAGTGAATCAAGGAAACGAGCTCGTGAATCACTTGAAAGAGATGGACTCGAGCATTCAAGTTGTTGAAGAAGAACTTGAATCCGTGTTCAGGCAGCTGATCAAAACCAGAGTTTCCCTTCTCAACATTCTCAATCACTCGGCTTGA
- the LOC130990810 gene encoding uncharacterized protein LOC130990810 has product MALHHSRSLSFPSSSHPAVSNFDESLSRLRSSEAACSSLSSINATINGLRNLYESIDDLLLLPHIQQIVTEECVDDFIKLLDACSSIKDLISLAKQNLRELLSAVRRKDARGINCYLDSRRNSKKMIQKCLKKLRRSSASETSENVSLLKDAESVAISSLESLLSYTLGMKLQERKSSWSLVSKLMQSKKASDDENEFNKVESLLQVNQGNELVNHLKEMDSSIQVVEEELESVFRQLIKTRVSLLNILNH; this is encoded by the coding sequence ATGGCTCTTCACCACAGCCGCTCTCTTAGCTTCCCATCTTCATCACATCCTGCTGTTTCCAACTTCGATGAGAGCTTATCCAGATTGAGATCTTCGGAGGCTGCTTGCTCCTCCCTCTCATCAATCAACGCCACAATCAATGGCCTTAGAAACTTATACGAGAGCATTGATGATTTGCTGCTCTTGCCTCACATTCAACAGATCGTAACTGAGGAATGTGTTGACGATTTCATTAAGCTATTGGATGCTTGCAGCTCTATTAAAGATCTCATCTCACTTGCAAAGCAAAATTTAAGAGAGCTTCTGTCTGCTGTAAGGAGAAAGGATGCTCGTGGCATCAACTGCTACCTTGATTCCAGAAGAAACTCGAAGAAAATGATCCAAAAGTGTTTGAAGAAGTTGAGACGTAGCAGCGCCTCAGAAACGTCTGAGAATGTTTCCTTGTTGAAAGATGCAGAGTCCGTTGCCATTTCCTCGCTCGAGTCTCTCTTGTCCTACACGCTGGGGATGAAATTGCAAGAGAGGAAGAGCAGCTGGTCATTGGTGTCAAAGCTGATGCAATCCAAGAAAGCATCAGACGACGAGAATGAGTTCAACAAGGTGGAATCATTGTTGCAAGTGAATCAAGGAAACGAGCTCGTGAATCACTTGAAAGAGATGGACTCGAGCATTCAAGTTGTTGAAGAAGAACTCGAATCCGTGTTCAGGCAGCTGATCAAAACCAGAGTTTCCCTTCTCAACATTCTCAATCACTAG
- the LOC130990811 gene encoding uncharacterized protein LOC130990811: MAPSPLRSKSLNHGRSLSFPSSSHPAITHFDENLSILRSSEDACSSLSSINRTANGLRNLYESIDDLLLLPHIQQIVSEECVDDYISLLDACSSVKDLISLVKEDLRGLLSSVRRKDVRGINGYLASRKKSKKMIQKCLKKLRRSSASASSENVSMLKDAESAAISLLESLLTYTLGTKMQETKSSWSLVSKLMQSKKASDDENEFNKVESFLQLNQENELVNHLKAMDSSIQVVEEELESIFRQLIKTRVSLLNILNH, from the coding sequence ATGGCTCCCTCACCTTTGAGATCCAAGTCACTTAACCATGGCCGCTCTCTTAGCTTCCCATCCTCATCACATCCTGCTATTACTCACTTCGATGAGAACTTATCCATATTGAGATCTTCCGAGGATGCTTGCTCGTCGCTCTCATCCATCAACCGCACTGCAAATGGCCTCAGAAACTTATATGAGAGCATCGATGATTTGCTGCTCTTGCCTCACATTCAACAGATTGTTTCTGAGGAGTGTGTTGACGATTACATCAGCCTATTGGATGCTTGCAGCTCAGTTAAAGATCTCATCTCTCTCGTGAAGGAAGATCTACGAGGGCTTCTCTCTTCTGTAAGGAGAAAGGATGTTCGAGGCATAAACGGCTACCTTGCTTCAAGAAAGAAGTCGAAGAAGATGATCCAAAAGTGTTTGAAGAAGTTGAGACGTAGCAGCGCCTCAGCCTCTTCTGAGAATGTTTCCATGTTGAAAGATGCAGAGTCCGCTGCTATTTCCCTGCTCGAGTCTCTCTTGACCTACACGTTGGGGACGAAGATGCAAGAGACAAAGAGCAGCTGGTCGTTGGTGTCAAAGCTGATGCAGTCCAAGAAAGCATCAGACGACGAGAATGAGTTCAACAAGGTGGAATCATTCCTGCAACTGAATCAAGAAAACGAGCTCGTGAATCACTTGAAAGCGATGGATTCGAGCATTCAAGTTGTTGAAGAAGAACTCGAATCCATCTTCAGACAGTTGATCAAAACCAGAGTTTCCCTTCTCAACATTCTCAACCACTAG
- the LOC130990812 gene encoding uncharacterized protein LOC130990812: protein MALHHSRSLSLPSASHPALSHFDDNLSRLRSSEAACSTLSSFNATINGLRNLYESIDDLLLLSSIQQIISEECVDDYIKLLDASSSVKDLISLAKQDLRELLSAVRRKDAQGINGYHASRNRSKKMIKTCLKKLKRSRASATSENVSLLKDAESVAISLLESLLSYTLGRKMQETKSSWSLVSKLMHSKKASDDENEFNEVDSLLQLNQENELVNQIKKMDSSIQVLEEGLELVFRQLIKTRVSLLNILNN, encoded by the coding sequence ATGGCTCTTCACCACAGCCGCTCTCTTAGTTTGCCATCTGCATCACATCCTGCCCTTTCTCACTTTGATGACAACTTATCCAGATTGAGATCTTCGGAAGCTGCTTGCTCCACACTCTCATCCTTCAATGCCACAATTAACGGCCTCAGAAATTTATATGAGAGCATTGATGATTTGCTTCTTTTGTCTTCCATTCAACAGATCATTTCTGAGGAGTGTGTTGATGATTACATCAAACTATTGGATGCTTCCAGTTCAGTTAAAGATCTCATCTCACTTGCAAAGCAAGATTTACGAGAGCTTCTCTCTGCTGTAAGGAGAAAGGATGCTCAAGGCATCAACGGCTACCATGCTTCCAGAAACAGGTCGAAGAAAATGATCAAAACATGTTTGAAGAAGCTTAAACGTAGCAGAGCCTCAGCCACTTCTGAGAATGTTTCCTTGTTGAAAGATGCAGAGTCCGTTGCCATTTCCCTGCTCGAGTCTCTCTTGTCCTACACCTTGGGGAGGAAGATGCAAGAGACGAAGAGCAGCTGGTCATTGGTATCAAAGCTAATGCATTCCAAGAAAGCATCAGATGACGAGAATGAGTTCAACGAGGTGGATTCACTCCTGCAACTGAACCAAGAAAACGAGCTCGtgaatcaaataaaaaagaTGGACTCGAGCATTCAAGTTCTTGAAGAAGGACTTGAATTGGTATTCAGGCAGCTGATCAAGACCAGAGTTTCCCTTCTCAACATTCTTAACAACTAG